In Bacillus toyonensis BCT-7112, a single window of DNA contains:
- a CDS encoding YqhG family protein, producing the protein MQQHEIHNYLNNFFEANNCEILGRSPHLLDVQLTIEMDKLLMNRPFYWHYLEKTGGVPNPMRLTLITNPENEENDGELIHYGSPRLHQIFQTTKELGSYIRLYEEIKHNGATHTPLHPWLGVNIKVSYQCDRKKDILHSIGIHLISGTMMANFHETLTNIKLTPKIPDFCFTLSPIIKPQSGLQRIEDALKNIIAEDDHAWAKEARVRWNHDLDLLNRFYEDSDELPESYEIEKQALQEQYEPRITVQIINGGLFYVTANHFLS; encoded by the coding sequence ATGCAGCAACATGAAATCCATAATTACTTAAACAATTTCTTTGAAGCGAATAACTGCGAAATTTTAGGACGTTCCCCTCACCTATTAGATGTGCAGTTAACAATTGAGATGGATAAATTATTAATGAACCGCCCTTTCTATTGGCACTATCTTGAAAAAACAGGAGGCGTACCGAATCCGATGCGCCTTACTCTTATTACAAATCCAGAAAACGAAGAAAACGATGGCGAACTTATTCACTACGGTTCACCACGACTACATCAAATTTTCCAGACAACGAAAGAATTAGGCTCTTACATACGTTTATATGAGGAAATAAAGCATAACGGGGCAACGCATACACCGCTCCATCCTTGGCTCGGTGTAAATATAAAAGTGTCTTATCAATGTGATCGAAAAAAAGACATCCTTCATTCCATTGGTATTCATCTCATCTCTGGAACAATGATGGCAAATTTTCATGAAACATTAACTAACATTAAACTTACACCGAAAATACCTGATTTTTGTTTTACGCTCTCTCCTATCATTAAGCCTCAAAGCGGCTTACAACGTATAGAGGACGCTTTAAAAAATATAATTGCAGAAGATGATCATGCGTGGGCGAAAGAAGCGAGGGTACGTTGGAATCACGATTTAGATCTTTTAAATCGTTTTTATGAAGATAGTGATGAACTTCCTGAAAGCTATGAAATTGAAAAACAAGCCTTGCAAGAACAATATGAACCACGTATTACAGTGCAAATTATTAACGGTGGCCTCTTTTATGTTACCGCTAATCATTTTCTATCTTAA
- a CDS encoding GTP pyrophosphokinase, whose amino-acid sequence MHVYLISFIIKQHIDSTYVIFRPFCEQTKNESVSFIIY is encoded by the coding sequence ATGCACGTATATTTAATTAGTTTCATTATAAAGCAACATATCGATAGTACATATGTGATTTTCCGTCCATTTTGTGAACAAACCAAAAATGAAAGCGTTTCCTTTATTATATACTAA
- a CDS encoding VC0807 family protein, with amino-acid sequence MNQNKKAILDLVFYLVIPFLIWKFAKPYIDPYYAMLISSVPGIIYTLYTFKKEKQFNVTGFFILITLISNTTVDLLSGSAERMLWNDAYYHIVLGIIVICTIFIKKPLMLYFAADIAALQGHDRDKSRELYRDSRIYPALQYLTLFFGLQFILKSFLKIYFISVFGVDGYGEMRAIMTAVGWGISICIGIGFVWVNNKIHAVTEEKESVQ; translated from the coding sequence ATGAATCAAAATAAAAAAGCTATATTAGATCTTGTCTTTTATCTCGTAATCCCATTCCTCATTTGGAAATTTGCAAAACCTTATATTGATCCTTATTACGCGATGTTAATCTCCTCTGTTCCGGGGATTATTTATACACTGTATACCTTTAAAAAAGAAAAGCAGTTTAACGTGACAGGATTCTTTATTTTAATTACACTCATTTCTAATACGACGGTAGATTTATTATCTGGATCAGCTGAACGAATGTTGTGGAACGATGCGTATTATCACATCGTACTCGGTATTATCGTCATATGTACAATTTTTATAAAAAAACCACTTATGTTATATTTCGCAGCAGATATTGCAGCACTACAAGGGCATGACCGTGATAAAAGTCGTGAACTGTATCGTGATAGTCGTATATATCCAGCACTACAATATTTAACGCTATTTTTCGGGCTTCAATTTATATTAAAAAGCTTTTTAAAAATTTATTTCATCTCCGTTTTCGGTGTAGATGGCTACGGTGAAATGAGAGCGATTATGACTGCTGTCGGCTGGGGCATTTCAATTTGTATCGGAATAGGGTTCGTATGGGTGAACAATAAAATACATGCGGTTACTGAGGAAAAAGAGTCTGTACAGTAA
- a CDS encoding YqzE family protein, with the protein MSTNDYVRFVTQQFVSYMDAPKEDRKQKKEQRRSEKEPFLNKWFGVMPLSAALFYRNVKNKRKKSS; encoded by the coding sequence ATGTCTACTAATGATTATGTTCGCTTTGTGACGCAGCAGTTTGTGTCATATATGGATGCACCAAAAGAAGATCGTAAACAAAAGAAAGAACAACGCCGCTCTGAAAAAGAGCCATTTTTAAATAAATGGTTTGGTGTTATGCCGCTTAGTGCAGCTTTATTTTATCGAAACGTAAAAAATAAAAGGAAAAAATCAAGTTAA
- a CDS encoding shikimate kinase: MKSIYITGYMGAGKTTIGKALSKELQMDVVDTDQKIEEKQEKAIRNIFAEEGEITFREYESEMLRSLPVHNAIITTGGGIIERVENRKWMKENGTVVYLYCDPHVIAERLREDTTRPLFQKKDIEAFVTKFESRRAYYEEAHIHIDTTNKSVKQIMNELKEKINE, encoded by the coding sequence ATGAAATCTATATACATAACCGGCTATATGGGAGCTGGGAAAACAACAATTGGAAAAGCGTTAAGTAAAGAACTGCAAATGGATGTTGTAGATACAGATCAAAAAATCGAAGAGAAGCAAGAGAAGGCAATTCGAAATATTTTTGCAGAAGAAGGCGAAATAACTTTTCGAGAATATGAAAGTGAGATGTTACGTTCACTACCAGTTCATAATGCAATCATTACAACTGGTGGAGGGATTATTGAGCGAGTGGAAAATCGAAAGTGGATGAAAGAGAACGGGACTGTCGTGTATTTATATTGTGATCCGCATGTAATTGCAGAAAGGCTTCGTGAAGATACGACACGACCACTATTTCAGAAGAAAGATATAGAGGCATTTGTAACGAAATTCGAATCGCGCCGAGCGTATTATGAAGAGGCACATATTCATATCGACACGACAAATAAGTCAGTAAAGCAAATTATGAATGAATTAAAGGAAAAGATTAATGAATAA
- a CDS encoding 2OG-Fe(II) oxygenase produces MTNNNQIGENKEQTIFDHKGNTIMTEDREIQIISKFEEPLIVVLGNVISDEECNELIEMSKNKIKRSTIGSARDVNDIRTSSGAFLEENELTSKIEKRISSIMNVPVTHGEGLHILNYEVDQQYKAHYDYFAEHSRSAANNRISTLVMYLNDVEEGGETFFPKLNLSVHPRKGMAVYFEYFYQDQSLNELTLHGGAPVTKGEKWIATQWVRRGTYR; encoded by the coding sequence ATGACAAATAACAATCAAATAGGTGAAAATAAAGAACAAACTATTTTTGATCATAAAGGAAATACGATTATGACAGAAGATAGGGAAATACAAATTATTTCGAAATTCGAAGAACCTCTTATCGTCGTATTAGGAAATGTAATAAGTGACGAAGAATGCAACGAATTAATTGAAATGTCTAAAAATAAAATAAAACGTTCTACAATTGGTTCAGCACGTGATGTAAATGATATCCGAACAAGTAGCGGCGCATTTTTGGAAGAGAATGAACTTACTTCGAAGATTGAAAAACGTATTTCATCTATCATGAATGTTCCGGTGACGCATGGAGAAGGATTGCACATTTTAAATTATGAAGTGGATCAACAATATAAAGCGCACTATGATTATTTTGCGGAACATAGTAGATCAGCTGCTAATAATCGTATTAGCACGCTTGTAATGTACTTAAATGATGTAGAAGAAGGCGGAGAAACGTTCTTCCCGAAATTAAATCTTTCTGTACACCCTAGAAAGGGAATGGCAGTATACTTTGAGTATTTTTATCAAGATCAATCACTAAATGAGCTTACGTTACATGGAGGGGCACCTGTAACGAAAGGCGAGAAATGGATTGCAACGCAGTGGGTGAGAAGAGGTACTTATAGGTAA
- the comGG gene encoding competence type IV pilus minor pilin ComGG — protein MKKQDGFTMPATIIFLILLTSFFVYETNMLLSDKKFYTEIEKKFLVEELINRAIADIKVDLQKTERDGTFFFPYTKGKVSGKYEFENDMILVSLQCETKQRIFYTVSFRYRKNDEKIFDWIEG, from the coding sequence ATGAAAAAACAAGATGGATTTACAATGCCAGCAACAATCATTTTTTTAATTTTATTAACCTCTTTTTTTGTATACGAAACGAATATGTTGCTTTCTGATAAAAAATTTTATACTGAAATAGAGAAAAAATTTTTAGTGGAAGAGTTGATTAATCGAGCTATTGCAGATATAAAAGTAGACTTACAGAAAACAGAAAGAGATGGTACCTTTTTCTTTCCATATACAAAGGGAAAAGTGAGTGGAAAGTACGAATTTGAAAATGATATGATTCTCGTTTCTTTGCAGTGCGAGACAAAACAAAGAATTTTCTATACGGTGAGCTTTCGGTATAGAAAAAATGATGAGAAAATATTTGATTGGATAGAAGGATGA
- the comGF gene encoding competence type IV pilus minor pilin ComGF: MFLCGRKNKLEVGFTLIEMIVCLFLVSLFFLLLPSLHFIGMENKHLKGLNEWEWDVFLGQVQLEFREVSFGEHIMALENKGSILRFRLRNGDEVIYEKVNNHLIRKVNMRGREVILQKVGNVSYKLTPHVLFINMKDTSGEIHEGVVVRYSEMEIKE; this comes from the coding sequence ATGTTTTTATGTGGGAGGAAAAATAAATTAGAAGTTGGATTTACATTAATAGAAATGATCGTATGTTTGTTTCTAGTATCCCTGTTCTTTTTACTTTTACCGAGTCTTCATTTTATCGGAATGGAGAATAAACACTTAAAAGGATTAAATGAGTGGGAGTGGGATGTGTTTTTAGGCCAAGTACAACTGGAGTTTCGTGAGGTATCGTTTGGGGAACATATAATGGCCCTTGAAAATAAAGGTAGTATTTTACGCTTCCGTTTGCGTAATGGGGATGAAGTGATATATGAAAAAGTGAATAATCATCTTATAAGAAAAGTGAATATGCGTGGAAGGGAAGTTATATTACAAAAGGTTGGCAATGTTTCGTACAAACTAACACCTCATGTGCTCTTTATAAATATGAAAGATACTAGTGGGGAAATACATGAAGGTGTAGTTGTAAGATATAGCGAAATGGAAATAAAGGAATGA
- the comGD gene encoding competence type IV pilus minor pilin ComGD, giving the protein MKQKGFTLLEMLLVLFVISVLSMITYFNVHSLYEKQKVEQFLSQFSNDILYMQQLAINRQKYYTLRWYKEKNTYYIEESGTNHFIVSRDYGNDIQIDLHTFPNPMTYNPSGNINRGGTILLSYRSYKYEIVFQLGRGRFTYREISKRIHNG; this is encoded by the coding sequence GTGAAACAAAAAGGATTTACTCTTTTAGAAATGTTGCTCGTTTTATTTGTAATTTCTGTCTTAAGTATGATTACGTATTTTAATGTTCATTCATTATATGAAAAACAAAAAGTCGAACAATTTTTGAGCCAATTTTCAAATGATATTTTGTATATGCAACAATTAGCGATAAATCGTCAGAAATACTATACGCTACGGTGGTATAAAGAGAAAAACACGTATTACATTGAGGAGTCGGGTACGAATCATTTTATTGTGTCGAGAGACTACGGTAACGATATACAAATTGATTTGCATACATTTCCAAATCCGATGACATATAATCCGAGCGGAAATATTAATAGAGGTGGTACAATTTTACTTTCGTATCGAAGTTATAAATATGAGATTGTATTTCAGCTCGGAAGAGGGAGATTTACGTATCGTGAAATATCAAAAAGGATCCATAATGGCTGA
- the comGC gene encoding competence type IV pilus major pilin ComGC has product MQNEEGFTLLEMLLVMVVITVLLLLIIPNVVKQRSSVQGKGCAAYVKSIEAQIQVYQLQHNKIPSLKELSDEKYITTHKCPNGESIHISDDGTVSIGTL; this is encoded by the coding sequence ATGCAGAATGAGGAAGGATTTACTCTGTTAGAGATGTTATTAGTTATGGTTGTTATAACTGTATTATTACTATTAATTATTCCGAATGTAGTGAAGCAGCGCTCATCAGTTCAAGGAAAAGGATGCGCAGCCTATGTGAAATCTATAGAAGCGCAAATACAGGTATATCAATTACAGCATAATAAAATTCCTTCGTTAAAAGAGCTAAGTGACGAAAAATATATTACAACTCATAAGTGTCCGAATGGTGAATCTATTCATATTTCAGATGATGGCACAGTATCAATCGGGACATTGTGA
- the comGB gene encoding competence type IV pilus assembly protein ComGB: protein MFMFKKTWSLSEQLVLLKRLGELLEKGYSLLQALEFLRFQLPLEKKVQLQHMIEGLKEGRSLHDSFHQLMFHQEMLSYLFYAEKHGDISFALQQGSALLYKKDKYRKDMMKIMQYPMLLAFFLMIMLAVFNLILLPQVEMVYSSFGSTAPLFTEQILSAIKRIPYIIFSGILIFIIGCSVYLFYFRKLPHIEQVKIMLRIPLIKVFLILKHSHYFSTQLSGLLYGGLSVLEALTIMMEQKYNRFFQYEAARIERQLIAGESLQSIIAKSGYYEKELSYIIRHGQANGNLAVELEDYSDLVIEKMEQKMKRMLVIIQPILFTCIGGIVVLMYLAMIMPMFQMMNSI, encoded by the coding sequence ATGTTTATGTTTAAGAAAACATGGAGTTTAAGTGAGCAATTAGTATTGTTGAAACGATTAGGAGAACTATTAGAAAAAGGATACTCCCTTTTGCAGGCACTAGAATTTTTACGGTTTCAATTACCCTTAGAAAAGAAAGTACAATTACAGCATATGATTGAGGGATTAAAAGAGGGGAGAAGTCTACACGATTCGTTTCATCAATTAATGTTTCATCAGGAGATGTTAAGTTATTTATTTTATGCTGAGAAACATGGTGATATTTCTTTTGCATTGCAACAAGGGAGCGCACTTCTTTATAAGAAGGATAAGTATAGGAAAGATATGATGAAAATAATGCAGTATCCTATGTTATTAGCATTCTTTTTAATGATTATGCTTGCTGTTTTCAATCTCATCTTATTACCGCAGGTTGAAATGGTGTATAGTTCATTTGGTTCTACAGCGCCGCTATTTACAGAACAAATTTTAAGTGCAATTAAACGAATACCTTACATTATTTTTAGCGGTATTCTTATCTTTATTATTGGATGTAGCGTATATTTGTTTTATTTTCGGAAACTCCCACATATTGAACAGGTAAAAATCATGCTTCGTATTCCTCTCATAAAAGTATTTCTTATTTTAAAGCATTCGCATTATTTCTCCACTCAATTGAGTGGTTTATTGTACGGCGGACTATCGGTGCTCGAAGCACTCACAATAATGATGGAGCAAAAATATAATCGATTTTTTCAGTATGAAGCAGCCCGAATTGAACGGCAATTAATTGCAGGAGAATCGTTACAATCTATCATTGCTAAAAGTGGTTATTACGAAAAAGAACTTTCTTATATTATTAGGCATGGACAAGCAAACGGTAATTTGGCAGTTGAATTAGAGGACTATAGCGATCTTGTTATAGAAAAGATGGAACAAAAAATGAAACGTATGTTAGTTATCATTCAACCGATTTTATTTACATGCATTGGAGGAATAGTTGTTCTTATGTATTTAGCGATGATTATGCCGATGTTTCAAATGATGAATTCCATTTAG
- the comGA gene encoding competence type IV pilus ATPase ComGA — MNGIEIFANTILKEACRVQASDLHIVPRQKDVAVQLRIGKDLITKQCIEKEFGEKLVSHFKFLASMDIGERRKPQNGSLYLQIDGQEVYLRLSTLPTVYRESLVIRLHLQASVQPLSHLSLFPSTAEKLLSFLRYSHGLLVFTGPTGSGKTTTMYALLEVIRKRKTRRIVTLEDPVEKRKDDLLQIQINEKAGITYEAGLKAILRHDPDIILVGEIRDEETAKIAVRASLTGHLVMTTLHTNDAKGAILRFMDYGITRQEIEQALLAVAAQRLVELKCPFCRGKCSILCKSMRQVRQASVYELLDGYDLQQAIKEANGECVTYKHETLESSIRKGYALGFLEEDVYV, encoded by the coding sequence ATGAATGGAATTGAAATTTTTGCGAATACAATTTTGAAAGAAGCGTGTAGGGTACAAGCATCGGACTTACATATTGTGCCCCGGCAGAAGGATGTAGCGGTTCAGCTACGTATAGGAAAAGATTTAATTACGAAACAATGTATTGAAAAGGAGTTTGGAGAAAAACTTGTTTCGCACTTTAAATTTTTGGCATCCATGGATATAGGAGAGAGGCGGAAGCCACAAAATGGTTCATTGTATTTACAAATTGATGGACAAGAAGTGTATTTACGTCTTTCAACACTTCCGACTGTATATCGAGAAAGTCTCGTGATTCGCCTTCATTTACAAGCATCTGTGCAGCCGTTATCTCATCTTTCGTTATTTCCAAGTACGGCGGAAAAACTCCTCTCTTTTTTACGTTATTCACATGGTCTACTCGTATTTACTGGACCGACTGGTTCTGGGAAGACAACGACAATGTATGCATTATTAGAGGTAATTAGAAAAAGGAAAACACGTCGAATTGTAACACTTGAAGACCCAGTTGAAAAAAGAAAAGACGATTTATTACAAATTCAAATAAATGAAAAAGCAGGTATCACATATGAGGCTGGACTAAAGGCTATTTTACGCCATGATCCAGATATTATATTAGTTGGTGAAATCCGGGATGAAGAAACAGCAAAAATAGCTGTAAGAGCAAGTTTAACTGGACATTTAGTAATGACGACCCTGCATACGAATGATGCGAAAGGAGCGATACTCAGATTTATGGATTATGGCATAACGAGGCAAGAAATTGAACAAGCTTTATTGGCTGTAGCTGCACAGCGACTTGTTGAATTAAAGTGTCCATTTTGCAGAGGAAAGTGCTCAATTTTATGTAAATCAATGCGGCAAGTAAGACAAGCAAGCGTTTACGAGTTGTTAGATGGATATGATTTGCAACAAGCAATTAAAGAAGCGAACGGAGAATGTGTTACGTACAAACATGAAACATTAGAATCTTCGATACGAAAAGGGTATGCTTTAGGATTTTTAGAAGAAGATGTTTATGTTTAA
- a CDS encoding helix-turn-helix transcriptional regulator → MEQALKITGVLSDPTRYYIYKYISQKHSYVTVQEIADEFDIHPNVARLHLSKLEDVHMLKSETKKTGKGGRPSRLYVLSDDVIQLQFPFRDYQLLAKIAFNSLLSLGAAGEKALYETGKQFGAELMQQHMHRLNVSEEDLTVEQKIQIAKEAFSTAGLSPAFELSADGTKIFYDVHNCPFKEVAVHHPTEICNMHGDMMKGIFEILFPNMELTRNDSLLDGCKSCNYKLTI, encoded by the coding sequence ATGGAACAAGCTTTAAAAATTACAGGTGTATTATCTGACCCAACTCGTTATTACATTTATAAATATATTTCTCAAAAACATAGTTACGTAACTGTACAAGAAATTGCAGATGAGTTTGACATTCATCCAAACGTAGCACGCTTACATTTATCTAAATTAGAAGATGTTCATATGCTTAAATCTGAAACAAAGAAAACTGGAAAGGGTGGAAGACCAAGCAGATTATATGTATTATCTGATGATGTTATCCAATTGCAATTTCCATTCCGTGATTATCAATTATTAGCAAAAATAGCGTTCAATTCTCTCCTTAGCCTTGGAGCTGCTGGTGAAAAAGCGCTATACGAAACAGGAAAACAATTCGGGGCAGAATTAATGCAACAACATATGCACCGCTTAAATGTGAGTGAAGAAGACTTAACAGTAGAACAAAAAATTCAAATTGCAAAAGAAGCTTTCTCAACAGCTGGTTTATCACCTGCATTTGAATTAAGTGCAGATGGAACAAAAATTTTCTATGATGTACACAATTGTCCATTTAAAGAAGTTGCTGTTCATCACCCAACTGAAATTTGTAATATGCATGGGGATATGATGAAAGGGATTTTTGAAATCCTATTCCCTAACATGGAATTAACACGAAATGATAGTCTACTAGATGGATGTAAATCTTGTAATTATAAATTAACAATTTAA
- a CDS encoding DUF2626 domain-containing protein gives MERMFRVLGFWTGIFSVMFYVGDMQQAALLFLGQTGFFVLLSYLKLTERMYIYVFGAYLTVFFIGFTYYTTFLLVPGAGH, from the coding sequence ATGGAGCGCATGTTTCGCGTTCTCGGCTTTTGGACTGGAATTTTCTCGGTTATGTTTTACGTAGGGGATATGCAACAGGCTGCACTACTATTTTTAGGACAAACAGGTTTCTTCGTACTTTTAAGTTATTTAAAATTAACAGAGCGTATGTATATATACGTATTTGGGGCCTACTTAACTGTTTTCTTCATAGGATTTACATACTACACGACGTTTTTACTTGTCCCTGGGGCTGGACATTAA
- a CDS encoding L-cystine transporter — protein sequence MNTLLVGINVAVMLILVGVLYYMQRKHVSFNKRVFTALGVGILFGLILQFIYEPTSKVIIESNTWFSLIGNGYVKLLQMIVMPLILVSIISAFTKLQLTKNLGKISGLIIGILILTTGIAAAVGIAASAGFDVSATGLQQGDAESARLKLVEERFTSIEKTTIPDKLLELLPTNPFLDLTGARPTSTISVVIFAAFIGIAFIGVKRKYPEQAELFKKMLDAVYAIVMRMVTLILRLTPYGVLALMAKTVAGSDINAILKLGNFVLASYVALIVMFVIHLLLIALSGLNPIQYLKKVFPVLTFAFTSRSSAGAMPLNIEAQKEKLGISEGIANFAASFGVSIGQNGCAGIYPAMLAMMVAPTVGIDPLQPQFILTLIAVVAISSFGVAGVGGGATFAALIVLSTMNLPIGIVALVISVEPLIDMGRTALNVSGSMTAGLISSKWLGELDQDTYNQDDTKTGEIAS from the coding sequence ATGAATACACTGCTTGTCGGAATTAACGTTGCAGTCATGCTCATTTTAGTCGGCGTATTATATTATATGCAACGTAAGCATGTATCTTTTAATAAACGTGTATTTACTGCTTTAGGAGTCGGAATTTTATTTGGTCTTATATTACAATTTATTTATGAGCCTACTTCTAAAGTAATTATTGAATCAAATACTTGGTTTAGCTTAATCGGTAACGGTTATGTGAAATTGCTTCAAATGATCGTTATGCCACTTATTTTAGTATCTATTATTTCAGCCTTTACAAAATTACAATTAACGAAAAATCTTGGTAAAATCAGTGGCCTTATTATCGGAATTTTAATTCTTACTACAGGAATTGCTGCAGCTGTCGGAATCGCTGCAAGTGCAGGATTTGATGTATCAGCAACAGGCCTACAACAAGGTGATGCAGAATCTGCTCGTCTGAAACTAGTTGAAGAAAGATTTACTTCTATTGAAAAGACAACAATTCCAGACAAATTATTAGAGCTATTACCTACAAATCCATTTCTTGATTTAACAGGTGCTCGTCCAACATCAACAATTTCTGTCGTAATATTTGCAGCCTTTATCGGCATTGCCTTTATAGGTGTGAAACGAAAATATCCAGAACAAGCAGAGTTATTTAAGAAGATGCTTGATGCTGTATATGCAATCGTAATGCGTATGGTAACATTAATTTTACGCCTTACTCCATACGGCGTATTAGCTCTTATGGCAAAAACAGTTGCTGGTAGCGATATAAATGCTATTTTAAAACTTGGTAACTTCGTATTAGCGTCTTACGTAGCACTTATCGTAATGTTCGTTATTCACTTATTATTAATTGCTCTATCTGGTTTAAATCCAATTCAATATTTAAAAAAGGTATTCCCTGTATTAACATTTGCATTCACATCTCGCTCTAGTGCTGGTGCAATGCCATTAAATATTGAAGCGCAAAAAGAAAAGCTTGGTATTTCCGAAGGGATTGCAAACTTCGCAGCTTCATTCGGAGTATCTATCGGTCAAAACGGTTGCGCAGGTATTTATCCAGCAATGCTTGCAATGATGGTCGCTCCAACTGTAGGAATTGATCCGTTACAACCACAATTTATTTTAACTTTAATCGCTGTCGTTGCTATTAGCTCATTCGGTGTTGCCGGTGTTGGTGGCGGTGCAACATTCGCAGCGTTAATCGTACTATCTACAATGAACTTACCAATTGGCATTGTCGCTCTTGTTATCTCGGTTGAACCATTAATCGATATGGGCCGTACAGCTCTTAACGTAAGTGGTTCTATGACAGCAGGTCTTATTTCTAGTAAATGGCTTGGTGAATTAGATCAAGATACGTACAATCAAGATGATACAAAAACTGGTGAAATTGCTTCATAA
- a CDS encoding DUF3912 family protein: protein MNFDIVGQKAYIKDGPHRNRIGIVKKNEEQLKPHFAIIIGEQSIDVELKDIVLVGVDVGQFHKWCEQNGYL, encoded by the coding sequence TTGAACTTTGATATTGTAGGGCAAAAAGCATATATAAAAGATGGCCCGCATCGGAACCGAATTGGAATTGTAAAGAAAAACGAAGAACAATTAAAACCACACTTCGCTATTATAATTGGAGAACAAAGTATTGATGTCGAGCTAAAGGATATCGTGTTAGTTGGAGTGGACGTAGGACAATTTCATAAATGGTGCGAGCAGAATGGTTATTTGTGA
- a CDS encoding nucleoside 2-deoxyribosyltransferase — MKFYIASGFQNKHIVHFVSGQLKEAGWHHTYDWTKNERAVNQEQLREIGEAEKNAIKEADVFLLILDGGNGSHTEFGMAIALEKKIYMYHEGNSLQTTFYHLPEVHIFEGDAKEFVAHVMNNVDV, encoded by the coding sequence ATGAAATTTTATATAGCATCGGGATTTCAAAATAAACACATTGTTCATTTTGTATCAGGCCAGTTAAAAGAAGCAGGATGGCACCATACATATGATTGGACAAAAAACGAAAGAGCAGTTAACCAAGAACAATTAAGAGAAATTGGTGAGGCGGAAAAGAATGCTATAAAGGAAGCCGATGTCTTTTTACTTATATTAGATGGTGGAAATGGAAGTCATACAGAGTTTGGAATGGCCATTGCACTAGAGAAAAAAATATATATGTATCATGAAGGAAATTCGCTGCAAACAACATTTTATCATTTGCCAGAAGTACATATTTTTGAAGGGGATGCAAAAGAGTTTGTAGCTCACGTTATGAATAATGTGGATGTTTAA